One part of the Natronosalvus amylolyticus genome encodes these proteins:
- a CDS encoding SagB/ThcOx family dehydrogenase, whose amino-acid sequence MATIALPEPETDGSTSVERAIATRESRRSFSSKPVGLEDVSQILWAAQGTTHTRDGIEMRAAPSAGATYPLVAFLVVSPGGSEELKPGVYRYEPREHGLEGVLETAVHDELTAAALGQAVVNDAPVSIALAADYDRTRRQYPEHGERYVHMEAGHAAENVHLLCASRGLNSCPVGAFSDVDLTDALSLPDPLEAVYLIPVGYPPANA is encoded by the coding sequence ATGGCGACGATAGCACTCCCGGAACCTGAAACAGATGGATCGACGAGCGTCGAGCGAGCAATCGCGACCAGAGAAAGTCGTCGGTCGTTTTCCTCGAAACCGGTCGGACTCGAGGACGTTTCGCAGATCCTCTGGGCCGCACAGGGAACGACTCACACGAGAGATGGCATCGAAATGCGGGCTGCGCCGAGCGCCGGGGCGACGTATCCGCTGGTTGCGTTCCTCGTGGTCTCCCCGGGCGGTAGCGAAGAGCTGAAGCCGGGCGTGTACCGGTACGAGCCAAGAGAACACGGACTCGAGGGGGTCCTCGAAACCGCAGTTCACGACGAACTCACCGCGGCAGCACTGGGGCAGGCGGTGGTCAACGACGCACCGGTTTCAATCGCTCTGGCTGCTGACTACGACCGAACACGACGACAGTATCCGGAACACGGCGAGCGGTACGTGCACATGGAAGCGGGTCACGCCGCCGAGAACGTCCATCTCCTCTGTGCGTCACGTGGACTGAATAGCTGCCCCGTGGGGGCATTTTCCGATGTCGACCTAACAGATGCGCTGTCGCTCCCGGACCCACTCGAGGCGGTATACCTGATCCCGGTTGGATATCCCCCAGCAAACGCCTGA